One window of the Arthrobacter sp. D5-1 genome contains the following:
- a CDS encoding GlsB/YeaQ/YmgE family stress response membrane protein: MGFFGFLLLGLLAGAIAKLILPGRQGGGWLITLLLGVVGALLGGWIGGLIFGTGLQEFFSLTTWLLAIGGSIIVLLIYGLVTSRRTHHG, translated from the coding sequence ATGGGTTTCTTTGGTTTTCTTCTGCTCGGTCTTCTGGCCGGCGCTATCGCTAAACTTATCCTTCCGGGCCGCCAGGGTGGCGGCTGGCTGATCACCCTCCTGTTGGGCGTCGTCGGCGCTCTTCTGGGCGGCTGGATCGGTGGCCTGATCTTCGGTACGGGCCTGCAGGAATTCTTCTCCTTGACCACTTGGCTCCTGGCTATCGGCGGCTCCATCATCGTGCTGCTGATCTACGGCCTGGTCACCAGCCGCAGGACCCACCATGGCTAA
- a CDS encoding AraC family transcriptional regulator: MQEWNRAIEAIEQDLTADIDVATLARIALTSEYHFRRMFSSLAGLPVSEYIRRRRLTAATAEIIDGGTVLAVAVRYGYASAEAFTRAFKAMHGLTPSEARQAGAVLHSQPQLRFHLRVEGNTDMKHRIEDKSAFRLIGLKARVPLVHEGPNQAIIEFQRGLDPAVTQRLLGLSDMEPAGPLSVTDNIDEQRSEGSGLDYWHAVASSQPAPEGFDVLDIPAGLWVVFETEGSFPEVLQSMWADAATEWFPANPYRWAPGPELLSVQAEEGGNRGRGQLWIPVEREEPGDR; the protein is encoded by the coding sequence ATGCAGGAGTGGAACCGGGCAATAGAGGCAATCGAGCAGGACCTCACGGCAGACATTGACGTGGCGACTTTGGCCAGGATCGCCTTGACGTCCGAGTATCACTTCCGGCGGATGTTCTCCTCCTTGGCCGGGTTGCCGGTTTCGGAGTACATCCGGAGGCGCCGCCTGACAGCGGCCACGGCGGAGATCATCGACGGCGGCACAGTCCTGGCCGTTGCTGTCCGCTACGGCTATGCCTCTGCTGAGGCGTTCACCCGTGCGTTCAAGGCCATGCACGGCCTCACGCCGTCTGAAGCGAGGCAGGCCGGCGCCGTGCTTCATTCCCAACCTCAGCTGAGGTTCCACCTGCGAGTCGAAGGGAATACCGACATGAAACACCGTATAGAAGACAAATCCGCTTTCCGCCTCATTGGCCTGAAAGCCCGCGTCCCCCTGGTCCACGAAGGACCCAACCAGGCCATCATCGAATTTCAACGGGGCCTGGATCCCGCTGTCACCCAGCGCCTGCTGGGGCTGTCAGACATGGAGCCGGCGGGCCCGCTGTCCGTCACTGACAACATCGATGAGCAGCGGAGCGAGGGAAGCGGGCTGGACTACTGGCATGCCGTGGCGTCCAGCCAGCCGGCACCGGAGGGGTTTGACGTCCTGGACATTCCAGCGGGCCTGTGGGTGGTTTTCGAAACCGAGGGGAGTTTCCCGGAGGTCCTGCAAAGCATGTGGGCGGACGCTGCTACTGAGTGGTTTCCGGCCAACCCGTACAGGTGGGCACCGGGGCCGGAATTGCTCAGCGTCCAGGCGGAGGAAGGGGGCAACCGCGGCCGCGGACAGCTCTGGATTCCGGTGGAGCGGGAAGAACCAGGCGATCGCTAG
- a CDS encoding isochorismatase family cysteine hydrolase: MIAVLVIDMQNAYFEDPALKARQEEVVAACNSLTSAAREAGAYVLLVGTVHERDKSTWSLNMLDDDQGFIFRGSGQAEFVAGLLTADLPRLFKTRDSAFFGTDLAMRLRNWEVDTVILAGISAHNCIAQTAADAFAHNIRVIYAAEATGTENAEAAESVLRVFTREYRQAVLPLEEILRFLEAGPPAWS; the protein is encoded by the coding sequence ATGATCGCCGTGCTGGTCATCGACATGCAGAACGCTTACTTCGAGGACCCCGCATTGAAGGCCCGCCAGGAAGAAGTTGTTGCTGCCTGCAACTCCCTGACCAGCGCAGCGCGTGAAGCGGGCGCATACGTGCTCTTGGTGGGAACCGTGCATGAACGGGACAAATCCACGTGGAGCCTGAATATGCTGGACGACGATCAAGGTTTCATCTTCCGGGGCAGTGGGCAGGCGGAGTTCGTAGCCGGCCTGCTCACTGCCGACCTTCCCCGGCTCTTCAAGACCCGGGACAGCGCCTTCTTCGGGACAGACCTCGCCATGCGGCTCCGGAACTGGGAGGTGGACACTGTGATCCTGGCCGGAATCTCCGCCCATAACTGCATCGCGCAGACTGCGGCCGACGCCTTCGCCCACAACATCAGGGTGATCTATGCTGCAGAGGCCACCGGCACGGAGAACGCCGAGGCCGCCGAGTCGGTGTTGCGGGTCTTTACCCGCGAATACCGGCAAGCCGTGCTGCCGCTGGAGGAGATCCTGCGGTTCCTCGAAGCCGGGCCCCCAGCCTGGTCCTAG
- a CDS encoding SDR family oxidoreductase: MTHHDPDNSGQPQNRLTSPPADPRRGYHSGEFPQQEQEQPGLTRPLDPQPDHGEKSYVGHGRLQGKTALITGGDSGIGAAVAIAYAREGAKVAISYLPEEEEDARSTAEWIRECGSQVLLLPGDARDEAFAAEIVERTVQELGGLNVVVLNAAYQKNREGLETIPTEEFDRVFKTNLYSLIWTAQAAIPHLRPGASIIVTASIQAFNPSAQLVDYAMTKAAQVAFTKAMAEELGPKGIRVNAVAPGPIWTPLIPATEWPDKLPTFGQDTPLGRAGQPAELAPAYVLLASDEGSYISGAVLPVTGGKGL; this comes from the coding sequence ATGACTCATCATGATCCGGACAACTCCGGCCAGCCACAGAATCGTCTCACCTCTCCGCCGGCGGACCCCCGTCGCGGATACCACTCCGGCGAGTTCCCACAACAGGAGCAGGAACAACCGGGCCTGACCCGGCCCTTGGATCCGCAGCCGGACCACGGCGAGAAGAGTTACGTGGGACACGGCCGGCTGCAAGGCAAAACCGCGCTCATCACGGGCGGAGACTCCGGGATCGGCGCCGCTGTGGCTATCGCCTACGCCCGCGAGGGCGCGAAGGTAGCCATCAGTTACCTGCCGGAGGAAGAAGAAGACGCAAGGTCGACGGCGGAATGGATCCGCGAGTGCGGCTCGCAGGTGCTCCTCTTGCCCGGTGATGCGCGGGACGAGGCGTTCGCGGCCGAGATCGTGGAGCGGACCGTGCAGGAACTCGGCGGTCTCAACGTGGTGGTGTTGAACGCCGCTTACCAAAAGAACCGTGAAGGCCTGGAAACCATCCCCACGGAGGAGTTTGACCGCGTCTTCAAGACCAACCTGTACTCACTCATCTGGACTGCGCAGGCGGCCATTCCCCACCTGAGGCCAGGAGCATCGATCATTGTCACGGCCTCTATCCAGGCCTTCAACCCCTCCGCCCAGTTGGTGGACTACGCCATGACCAAGGCTGCCCAGGTGGCCTTCACCAAGGCCATGGCCGAAGAACTGGGGCCCAAGGGAATCCGGGTCAACGCCGTGGCCCCGGGACCCATCTGGACTCCGTTGATTCCCGCTACGGAATGGCCGGACAAGCTTCCCACGTTCGGCCAGGACACGCCGCTGGGCAGGGCCGGGCAGCCTGCTGAGCTGGCCCCGGCCTACGTGTTGCTTGCCTCGGATGAAGGCTCCTACATTTCCGGGGCCGTGCTTCCTGTGACGGGAGGCAAGGGATTGTGA
- a CDS encoding DUF1206 domain-containing protein, whose product MRKAAEVAEEASNSQAFAAVARGGYVVSGILHVLIGVIALQLAFGSSGEADVSGAVTSLASQPYGPLLLWACFAACAALALWQLGNAILGHRNGSDKITKKLSAIGQAIVFAALATTIVSFIAGKGQNSRESSSDFTVTLLKAPFGVFLLVAVGAGIAITGIVFAVRGFRRKFTKDLTLSSNSSVKKFQMGVGVVGYIAKGIALFLVGLLVVIASVRAQPEQSTGLDGGLKALREQPYGVYLLAAVAVGLIAYGLFLMVKARTLRT is encoded by the coding sequence ATGAGGAAGGCCGCCGAAGTGGCTGAGGAAGCGTCGAATTCGCAGGCCTTTGCCGCTGTTGCGCGCGGCGGGTATGTGGTCAGCGGAATCCTGCACGTGCTCATTGGCGTCATTGCCCTCCAACTGGCGTTCGGAAGCAGCGGCGAAGCCGATGTCAGCGGGGCCGTGACGTCCCTCGCCAGCCAGCCCTATGGGCCGCTGCTGCTCTGGGCGTGCTTCGCTGCTTGCGCCGCGCTGGCACTGTGGCAACTGGGAAACGCCATCCTTGGCCACCGGAACGGCTCGGACAAGATCACCAAGAAGCTGTCCGCCATAGGGCAGGCGATCGTCTTCGCTGCCCTCGCCACCACCATCGTCTCCTTCATTGCCGGCAAGGGCCAGAACAGCCGGGAGTCCAGCAGTGACTTCACCGTCACGCTCCTCAAGGCCCCGTTTGGGGTGTTTCTGCTGGTCGCCGTTGGTGCCGGCATCGCCATCACGGGAATCGTTTTCGCAGTGCGGGGATTCCGCCGGAAATTCACCAAGGACCTGACGTTGTCCTCCAACAGTTCGGTGAAGAAGTTCCAAATGGGGGTAGGCGTGGTGGGGTACATCGCCAAGGGGATCGCCCTCTTCCTGGTGGGCCTGCTGGTGGTCATCGCGTCGGTGCGGGCCCAACCCGAACAGTCAACCGGGCTCGACGGCGGTTTGAAGGCGCTCAGGGAGCAGCCCTACGGGGTGTACCTGCTGGCTGCCGTGGCAGTGGGGCTGATCGCGTACGGCCTGTTCCTGATGGTCAAGGCGCGAACCCTGCGGACCTAG
- a CDS encoding DUF2264 domain-containing protein — protein sequence MATAITMPAPDFNLSPITGWTREHWVAFADQQLLAVRPHFSPLKAAIRLGGRPSSSGAVSDGLEGFARTFLLAAFRVAGEQGSDPFGHLDFYREGLLHGTQKNGPEAWLPITDRSQPMVEAASVVLGLQLTKPWLWDTLSAAQQDRVAAWLRGSSRSTCVDNNWVLFQVMIAEFLAGAGFEYNAAQIGHGLDRLDDWYAGGGWYRDGDNDGTGDFFDYYCGWAMHLYPILWAEFAAGRHPQADHRLEISRRRLATFLEDHVRFFGANGAPMFQGRSPIYRYAAVAPLFMGEAICATPLAPGQTRRIASGAAKYFLDNGAYDDGLPSLGWLGAFEPMTQEYSGPASPYWTSKAFVGLLLPADHPVWTAVEEPSPLEAADGLKHAEAPNYLLHSTAADGIARLLNHGSDKYYAPGPDDPLYRRLAYSSHTAPLFTEHPVDNHFALLNDAGTPSRRSRIHRLPAGPGQAASWHAPVWNDAEDPADSDWRAATGTAAAGGYELRVHAVEAPDSSILAVRDGGYALAGDQPMPSSGVLADGRLHTAIWPLHGYTDSGTYQAHGVSPFGAFASCRYLEGRLSGERSCFASLVYLGGEPPAWVPPAVGPPPAFELFDDGASVSARLALGPDQVLEVEFAL from the coding sequence ATGGCAACCGCAATCACCATGCCCGCCCCGGATTTTAACCTCAGCCCCATCACGGGCTGGACCCGGGAACACTGGGTAGCCTTCGCTGATCAGCAGTTACTCGCGGTGCGCCCCCACTTCTCCCCGCTGAAGGCGGCCATCCGGCTGGGTGGCCGCCCGTCGTCGTCGGGAGCTGTGTCCGATGGCCTGGAGGGCTTCGCGCGGACGTTCTTGCTGGCGGCCTTCCGGGTGGCGGGGGAGCAGGGCAGCGACCCCTTCGGGCATCTGGACTTTTACCGTGAGGGCCTGCTTCACGGCACGCAGAAGAACGGGCCTGAAGCGTGGCTGCCCATCACCGACCGCTCCCAGCCCATGGTGGAAGCCGCCTCCGTGGTCCTGGGGCTCCAGCTCACCAAGCCCTGGTTGTGGGACACGCTGTCCGCTGCGCAACAGGATCGGGTGGCTGCCTGGCTGCGGGGTTCCTCGCGCAGCACCTGTGTGGACAACAACTGGGTGCTCTTCCAAGTGATGATCGCCGAATTCCTGGCCGGTGCGGGCTTTGAGTACAACGCAGCCCAGATAGGGCATGGCCTGGACAGGCTGGACGACTGGTACGCGGGCGGAGGTTGGTACCGGGACGGAGACAACGACGGCACCGGCGACTTCTTCGACTACTACTGCGGTTGGGCCATGCACTTGTACCCCATCCTGTGGGCCGAGTTTGCTGCCGGCCGGCATCCACAAGCCGATCACCGGCTTGAAATCTCCCGCCGCCGCCTCGCCACCTTCCTGGAGGACCATGTCAGGTTCTTCGGCGCCAACGGTGCCCCGATGTTCCAAGGCCGCTCCCCGATCTACCGTTACGCCGCCGTCGCGCCCCTCTTCATGGGAGAGGCGATCTGCGCAACGCCGCTCGCCCCCGGCCAGACCCGCAGGATCGCCAGCGGTGCAGCAAAGTACTTCCTCGACAACGGAGCCTACGACGACGGCCTGCCGTCACTGGGATGGCTCGGCGCTTTTGAACCGATGACCCAGGAATACTCCGGGCCGGCCTCGCCGTACTGGACCTCCAAGGCATTCGTCGGGCTGCTCCTTCCCGCCGACCACCCGGTGTGGACCGCCGTTGAGGAGCCTTCGCCCCTGGAAGCCGCAGACGGCCTAAAGCATGCCGAAGCCCCCAACTACCTGCTCCACTCCACTGCTGCGGACGGCATCGCCCGCCTCCTCAACCATGGCAGCGACAAGTACTATGCGCCCGGCCCGGATGATCCCCTCTACCGCCGCCTCGCCTATTCAAGCCATACGGCGCCGCTGTTCACGGAGCACCCCGTCGACAACCACTTCGCCCTCCTCAACGATGCTGGGACGCCAAGCCGGCGCTCGCGGATCCACCGGCTGCCTGCGGGGCCGGGGCAAGCAGCCAGTTGGCACGCCCCGGTGTGGAACGATGCCGAGGATCCCGCTGATTCGGACTGGCGCGCCGCGACGGGGACCGCCGCTGCAGGCGGATACGAACTACGGGTGCACGCAGTGGAGGCGCCGGACAGCTCCATCCTCGCGGTCCGGGACGGCGGATATGCGCTCGCGGGTGATCAGCCGATGCCAAGCAGCGGCGTCCTTGCTGACGGCCGGCTGCACACAGCCATCTGGCCGCTCCACGGCTACACGGACAGCGGCACGTATCAGGCCCATGGGGTGTCCCCTTTTGGCGCCTTTGCCAGTTGCCGCTATCTGGAGGGCAGACTGTCCGGGGAGCGCAGCTGTTTCGCCTCCCTGGTGTACCTCGGCGGCGAGCCGCCTGCCTGGGTTCCTCCCGCCGTCGGGCCTCCTCCCGCTTTTGAGCTGTTCGACGACGGCGCCAGCGTCAGCGCCCGCCTCGCCTTGGGCCCGGACCAGGTGCTGGAAGTGGAGTTCGCCCTCTGA